In Ruminiclostridium papyrosolvens DSM 2782, the following proteins share a genomic window:
- a CDS encoding S-layer homology domain-containing protein, producing the protein MNIFKLKNKKGEKLIARAAATILSITLIAQTFVVSAANEKVINSFNAVSTGQAVINNLKYSDIVGLDNNTKNSIFQNGALGIYITPGSKKFNPKGYISKETALYLIYTAANKVREIDEQGQALNSGRTVKKTNPQEVLFDGSLQLASNDGLISEAELADAMQANQNTLGASDFKRGAPVQRQEFATWIAKALMIPPEPQQQELLNNFSDWKSCKPANLPYLEAVLRSKIMSGNGSGKFLPAGGITRQQAAAILKNAEDIILPLRRLEQRNATVEGIQQGKDNSNGSTIAYTTITLRNSDGLLDEITISKSNRKPVSNTNELTGAAAAAYNSELPVYKDGKITASGDLKSGDRIQYIAGTEDKLVRYVRVLAKNEVAPEEVEKGLYAGIVEENNPQLGFITLYNEDGTGKTPLALSKLKTYNYADPNDIKVFKNHEEAELDDIEAGDTVFIRMDSSNLVTSVSGVANYTVRYGKVINKKLSSIIVEFEKKQQKAYSIDHANVIKDGKLVKYSQLKDGDTVKLLINEAPNMTVLKEIMVEGGDKLVANVYKGNFDNYNSISNTIYLNDPWTFRNGKWVKDTNGSKVVELGNSFTAYFDGQKKSLKELTRLKDNTVYIASEKDYGNNELAVIASFTDSTDKEVPYDDKVYLTGTNKFVLEKNFVNVTYNPGTIVVKDGRLVQGNSVSTDDYAYVLANRNNSGNNNTLVAGVVSIEQRTGTEAVQLYRGRISNIDEYKTVTLESFSKLNGTNWDYANTPMTFNLSSNTRITDTDGIVGQGNFTAENIPNTFKGRTVYILSDGTDAVEISTAPFGNFNIQGTVNSTAGGTFAEDGSVVQEPQSILLKNCRYYNASAHLWVAMGDSNFNILKNSLILRNNKKINASDLKKGDSLRILKKDNAVTGDAYIIIVE; encoded by the coding sequence ATGAATATATTCAAGCTAAAAAATAAAAAGGGAGAAAAACTTATTGCAAGGGCAGCTGCAACAATACTGAGTATTACTCTTATTGCTCAGACCTTTGTTGTAAGTGCTGCAAATGAGAAGGTTATAAATTCTTTTAATGCAGTTTCAACGGGACAAGCCGTTATAAATAATCTCAAATATAGCGATATAGTCGGTCTTGACAATAATACAAAGAATTCAATATTTCAGAACGGAGCATTGGGAATTTACATAACACCCGGAAGTAAAAAGTTTAACCCCAAGGGTTATATTTCAAAAGAAACAGCTCTTTATTTAATATATACTGCTGCAAACAAAGTCCGTGAGATAGATGAACAGGGACAGGCCCTTAACAGCGGAAGAACCGTAAAGAAAACCAATCCTCAGGAGGTACTTTTTGACGGAAGCTTGCAATTGGCGTCAAATGACGGACTTATTTCAGAGGCAGAGCTGGCTGATGCAATGCAGGCAAACCAGAATACTTTGGGCGCATCAGATTTTAAAAGAGGTGCACCGGTGCAAAGACAAGAGTTTGCCACTTGGATTGCAAAGGCATTAATGATACCACCGGAACCACAGCAACAGGAGCTTTTAAATAACTTTTCAGATTGGAAAAGCTGCAAGCCTGCAAACCTACCTTATCTGGAAGCTGTGTTACGGTCAAAAATCATGAGCGGAAACGGTTCAGGCAAATTTCTTCCCGCAGGAGGGATTACGCGGCAGCAGGCTGCAGCAATCCTCAAAAATGCAGAAGACATTATATTACCCCTAAGACGACTTGAACAAAGAAACGCAACTGTAGAAGGCATTCAACAGGGAAAGGATAATTCCAACGGAAGTACCATCGCCTACACTACAATAACTCTAAGAAATTCAGACGGACTTCTTGATGAAATCACCATATCAAAAAGTAACAGAAAGCCCGTTTCAAATACAAATGAATTAACAGGCGCTGCCGCTGCTGCATACAACTCTGAACTCCCTGTATATAAAGACGGGAAGATAACAGCTTCTGGCGATTTGAAGTCAGGAGACCGTATACAGTACATAGCAGGCACGGAGGACAAGCTAGTCAGGTACGTCCGTGTTCTCGCAAAGAATGAAGTGGCTCCCGAAGAAGTTGAAAAAGGCTTATATGCCGGAATAGTTGAGGAAAACAATCCTCAGCTGGGATTTATTACTTTGTACAATGAAGATGGTACGGGAAAAACTCCTCTGGCACTTTCCAAACTTAAAACATATAACTATGCAGACCCGAATGATATCAAGGTATTTAAGAATCATGAAGAAGCTGAACTTGATGATATTGAAGCAGGAGATACAGTCTTTATAAGGATGGATTCAAGCAATCTGGTTACCTCCGTAAGCGGTGTTGCAAATTATACAGTAAGATACGGAAAGGTAATTAATAAAAAGCTCAGCTCCATAATAGTAGAATTTGAAAAGAAGCAGCAGAAGGCCTATAGTATTGACCATGCAAATGTAATAAAGGACGGAAAGCTTGTAAAATACAGTCAGCTTAAAGACGGAGATACTGTAAAACTCCTTATAAACGAAGCACCTAATATGACAGTGTTAAAGGAAATTATGGTAGAAGGCGGCGATAAGCTCGTAGCAAATGTGTATAAGGGAAACTTTGATAATTACAACAGCATATCAAATACAATATACCTGAATGACCCGTGGACTTTCAGAAATGGTAAGTGGGTAAAGGATACTAACGGTTCAAAAGTAGTAGAGCTTGGAAACAGTTTCACGGCTTATTTTGACGGACAAAAAAAATCCCTGAAGGAGCTTACACGATTAAAAGACAACACCGTTTATATTGCAAGTGAGAAAGATTACGGAAATAATGAACTGGCTGTTATAGCTTCCTTTACAGACAGCACTGACAAGGAAGTTCCTTATGATGACAAGGTTTACTTAACCGGAACCAATAAATTTGTACTCGAAAAGAATTTTGTAAACGTTACATATAACCCTGGTACAATTGTTGTTAAAGACGGTAGGCTTGTTCAGGGAAACAGTGTGTCAACTGATGATTATGCCTATGTTCTGGCTAACAGAAACAATTCCGGAAATAACAATACTTTAGTGGCCGGCGTGGTTTCAATAGAACAGAGGACGGGAACGGAAGCAGTTCAGCTGTACAGGGGCAGAATCAGCAATATAGACGAATACAAGACTGTGACGTTGGAATCCTTTTCAAAACTTAACGGTACAAACTGGGATTATGCAAATACGCCAATGACCTTTAACTTGTCCTCCAATACACGTATTACGGATACTGACGGAATAGTAGGACAAGGAAACTTTACTGCTGAAAATATCCCAAATACCTTTAAGGGCAGGACGGTTTACATACTCAGTGACGGAACGGATGCTGTAGAAATAAGTACTGCACCATTCGGCAACTTTAATATACAAGGTACAGTGAACAGTACTGCAGGAGGAACTTTTGCAGAAGACGGTTCCGTAGTACAGGAGCCGCAATCAATCCTTTTGAAAAATTGCAGATATTACAATGCTTCAGCACACCTCTGGGTGGCTATGGGAGACAGTAACTTTAACATACTCAAAAATTCACTAATCCTCAGAAACAACAAAAAGATTAATGCTTCTGACCTTAAAAAGGGAGATTCATTGAGGATACTTAAAAAGGATAATGCAGTTACAGGAGATGCTTACATTATTATAGTTGAATAA
- a CDS encoding S-layer homology domain-containing protein produces MRNILYKRNNKYSILTKTAGFVLSAALTIGMAAPGTAYALRGDSGYEGGISSGENPNVTVTSTSSKISYQYQEPFFLTGVPIVLTGTMTIKKSLKADTKTGVQTLTTTYDYSVPNANNNSLDRNIVMTTTITPRANGQKTETTKLTSASETLKLNGTSYFISKSNPNDYMISKAITNDYQPAVSYFAGTLIGKKTYHVGNSKSADIIVVDSTCNTVGYDEYWSTAETQTIKQTITSRKAGQSAIVLGNANIDISTTTTKQLKYYENQPEQISFEGGYYKTQYNENVLKYTANLKELDKSGAPTSKTVTYTKSLKLESFPFNDPLVAPNLKKIKGHPAEDSMAIMFGLEAYKDIDSFNPQEYISRGQFIDAFTKIAPAVPLDPVFKPKTTRTTSYSRKKTPVVLLFKDVPEKSKYYSSINDAANRGMVTTGGNFRPDSKITMAEVVTIIINSLGLKGLAPNPSPVTSFKDNDKIPGYARASMYVAEKIGLIQEDSKGYIYPYAKITQANAARIMKTYIDYMNSGIREEYMERIISYK; encoded by the coding sequence TTGCGGAACATACTTTACAAAAGAAATAACAAATACAGTATATTAACAAAAACTGCAGGATTTGTTTTATCGGCTGCCTTGACAATAGGCATGGCAGCTCCCGGAACTGCTTATGCACTCCGGGGAGACAGCGGCTACGAAGGCGGTATATCATCAGGGGAAAATCCTAATGTTACAGTAACATCAACATCAAGCAAAATCAGTTACCAGTATCAGGAGCCATTTTTTCTTACGGGAGTTCCCATAGTTCTCACCGGAACCATGACTATAAAAAAGTCACTTAAGGCTGATACCAAGACAGGTGTTCAGACCCTTACAACCACCTATGACTATAGTGTACCTAACGCAAACAACAATTCTCTGGACAGGAACATAGTAATGACAACCACCATAACCCCCAGAGCTAACGGACAGAAAACAGAGACAACAAAGCTGACAAGTGCCTCTGAGACACTAAAGCTTAACGGAACAAGTTATTTTATATCAAAAAGTAATCCTAATGATTATATGATATCAAAGGCAATAACTAATGACTATCAGCCGGCAGTAAGCTATTTTGCAGGTACGCTTATAGGCAAGAAAACCTACCATGTAGGAAACAGTAAAAGTGCAGATATAATTGTAGTGGATTCCACCTGTAATACAGTGGGCTATGACGAATACTGGAGTACCGCAGAAACCCAGACTATAAAGCAAACTATTACCAGCCGTAAAGCAGGACAATCCGCAATAGTACTGGGAAATGCAAACATAGACATATCAACTACTACAACAAAACAGTTGAAATATTATGAAAATCAACCTGAACAAATCAGCTTCGAAGGTGGTTATTATAAGACACAGTATAATGAAAACGTCTTAAAATATACGGCAAACCTCAAAGAGCTTGATAAAAGCGGAGCACCTACAAGTAAAACGGTAACATATACAAAAAGCCTTAAACTTGAGAGCTTTCCGTTTAACGACCCCTTGGTTGCACCAAATCTCAAAAAGATAAAAGGACATCCTGCTGAGGACAGCATGGCTATAATGTTTGGTCTTGAGGCATATAAGGACATAGACAGCTTTAATCCTCAGGAGTATATAAGCAGAGGCCAGTTTATTGATGCCTTTACAAAGATTGCACCTGCGGTACCTCTTGACCCCGTTTTCAAGCCTAAGACAACCAGAACTACTAGTTACAGCAGAAAGAAAACACCTGTGGTATTGCTTTTTAAGGATGTTCCTGAAAAGAGCAAATACTATTCAAGTATAAATGATGCTGCAAACAGAGGAATGGTAACAACGGGAGGTAACTTCAGGCCGGATTCAAAAATAACCATGGCAGAAGTAGTAACCATAATAATCAATTCCCTTGGATTGAAAGGACTTGCCCCCAACCCGTCACCTGTTACAAGCTTCAAGGACAACGACAAGATACCGGGTTATGCAAGGGCATCAATGTATGTTGCTGAAAAAATAGGCTTGATTCAGGAAGACAGCAAGGGATACATTTATCCTTATGCAAAAATAACACAAGCAAATGCAGCCAGAATAATGAAAACATATATTGACTATATGAATAGCGGAATACGTGAAGAATATATGGAGCGAATTATCAGTTATAAATAA
- a CDS encoding S41 family peptidase — protein sequence MNKLKRITGIILAISISITVFTSAAFAADSKSTDGEYLQSVIDLIKQKYNGKITDDEILQGALKGMFGTLDQYSAYYTPDEFEEFYGTLEGAVEGVGISIEQIDKNLIINKVFANSPAKKAGVLSGDRIAQVNGEAVQGKELKEVVSKIKGTAGTKVKLGLVRQGTKNMITLEMSRAQVDLPSVHYEIRGKIGYILIDSFSHNTSKGVSEALSTFDSKKITSVVLDLRNNPGGYLEQAISVAQNFVPKGIITTLDYKDSSMEDKKFYSELEKIKYKVAVLVNENTASAAEILTGAIKDTKAGVIIGCKTYGKAKVQESLPILSDDAYKKYNGGKENKSANAYDFNSFTTDLSGWAKMTIGLYYTPNGNCIDLKGIEPDIQVKESILSGIRVNLMETLSLTVKPSLGTHYYDVLNAECALKLLKYDIGTPDYILDAKSVEAVKKFQKSNKLSSSGILDFATQRLLNTKINEIKQKQDAVYFRAVSEISK from the coding sequence ATGAACAAATTAAAGCGGATTACGGGAATAATCCTTGCAATATCTATATCAATAACAGTATTTACTTCAGCAGCCTTTGCAGCCGATAGTAAATCTACAGACGGAGAATACCTGCAAAGTGTAATAGACCTGATAAAGCAGAAATACAACGGAAAAATCACAGATGATGAGATTTTACAGGGAGCATTAAAGGGCATGTTTGGTACTTTGGACCAGTATTCCGCATACTATACTCCCGATGAATTTGAAGAATTCTATGGCACTCTTGAAGGAGCAGTAGAAGGAGTAGGCATCTCAATTGAACAAATTGACAAAAATCTGATAATTAATAAGGTTTTTGCAAATTCGCCTGCCAAGAAGGCAGGTGTTCTTTCAGGAGACAGGATAGCACAGGTTAACGGTGAAGCAGTTCAGGGAAAGGAATTGAAGGAAGTTGTTTCAAAGATTAAAGGTACGGCAGGAACAAAAGTCAAACTGGGATTAGTGAGACAGGGAACAAAGAACATGATAACTCTCGAAATGTCCCGGGCACAGGTTGACTTGCCGAGTGTACATTATGAAATAAGAGGAAAAATAGGATATATTCTTATAGATTCCTTCAGCCACAATACTTCAAAAGGCGTATCTGAAGCGTTAAGCACTTTTGACAGCAAAAAAATTACATCCGTAGTTCTTGATTTACGCAATAATCCGGGAGGATACCTTGAACAGGCAATATCTGTAGCACAAAACTTTGTACCAAAAGGCATAATAACTACTCTTGACTATAAAGATTCATCCATGGAAGATAAAAAGTTTTATTCTGAACTGGAAAAAATAAAATATAAAGTTGCAGTTCTGGTAAATGAAAATACAGCCAGTGCTGCGGAAATACTGACAGGGGCAATAAAGGATACAAAAGCCGGAGTAATAATAGGATGCAAAACCTATGGAAAGGCAAAGGTTCAGGAATCTCTGCCGATTCTGTCAGATGATGCGTATAAAAAATATAATGGCGGAAAAGAAAATAAGTCTGCAAATGCCTATGACTTTAATTCCTTCACTACTGATTTGTCAGGATGGGCAAAAATGACAATAGGTCTTTATTACACTCCCAACGGCAATTGTATTGACTTGAAAGGAATTGAACCTGATATACAAGTAAAGGAGTCAATACTCTCAGGAATACGTGTTAATCTCATGGAGACTTTGTCTTTAACCGTCAAGCCGTCACTGGGAACACACTATTATGATGTATTAAATGCAGAATGTGCGTTAAAGCTTTTGAAATATGATATAGGTACACCTGACTACATACTTGATGCAAAATCTGTTGAAGCCGTAAAAAAGTTCCAGAAAAGTAATAAACTCAGCAGTTCAGGTATACTGGACTTTGCCACTCAAAGGCTTCTGAACACTAAGATAAATGAAATTAAGCAAAAACAGGATGCAGTATATTTCAGAGCAGTTTCAGAAATATCAAAATAA